GCCTCGCTCATCGACGGTCCGGAGGCCGGGCCGCCGGCCGGGGCGGCGCGCCAGACCAGCGGCAGGCCGCGCTCGGCGGGCGCCAGGTCGGCGCGAACCAGGGCCTCGTCCAACACCACCACCGCCGCGCCCGCCGGAGTCAGGGCCGTCATGGCCGGATCGCTGCCGGCCTGGCCGCGCAGCAGGCCCGACAGGGTCCAGACGTCTTCGGCGACCGGCTCGGCGGTCAGATATTGCACGATCTCCCACTCGCCGGTCACGCTCCGCACCGCCAGGGCGTTGGCGCCGGCCAGCACGGCCGAGCGGTCGCGGCTGGTCGGAGCCGCGCCCTCCAGCCGCACCGTCAGCCGCGTGGCGCGGTCGAAGCGGTGCAGCGGTCCGGCCGGCAGGTCCGACAGGGTGACGCCGACCGTGGCGGGCACGGCGGCCGTGGCCCGCACGCGCAGGGCCTCGACCCCGACGCCGGCATGAACGTCGAAGCCCCGCCAAGGCGCGGCGGCTACCGCCACCAGCGGCCGCTCGTCCGCCTGGCCCGGCAGGTCCAGCACGTGCAGCACCGGCGGGCCGGAGGTCTCACGCGGCGGGGCGGGCGACCAGTCCAGATCGCCGCCCACCCGCACCGCCTCAACCACCGGCGCCAGCTGGACGCGGGGATGCTCGTCCAGATCGACCCGGGTCACCCGCCAGGTCGAACCGTCGAGCGCCAGGCGGTCGCCGGGCTCCGGGCGCAGGGCGGCCAGGGGCGCGAGGTGGACGGTGACCTCGCGCGGATCGGTGGCGGCCAGCAGGCGCTCGGCCACGGCCCGCGCCTCGGCGGCGGCCAGCACCAGCGGCGCGTCGAGATCGGCGCCGCCCTCCCCCGTTTCACGACGGACGATCGCCGAGCCGGTCTGGTAGTCGCGGGCGGCGTCGATGAAGCGCAGGCGCAGGGTCTGCGGGGGCGCGGCCAGGGTCCGCGCGGCGGCGACGGGCGCGTCGCGATCCTCCGGCCAGGCCAGGTCGTCGTCGCCGAGCGCCAAGGCCGCCACGCCCGAGCGGCTGGCCAGCACCACGCCGGCCTGGCGCTCGACCGGATCCAGGGCGAAGGCCTCCAGCAACGGCGCCAGGGCGTCGCGCAATTGCATCGGCCGGTCGACCACATAGCCGACCACCGCGCCGCCGGCCTCACCCGGATCGATCGCGACGCCCGCCCGCTCGGCCAGGGCCGTGATCAACTCCGGCAGCGGCGCGATCCCGGAGCGACCGTTCAGCCAGTGACCCAACGTCCAGTTGGGCCCATCGGCCCAGACCGCGCTCCGGGCCGGGAAGTCCGGAAACGGCCGCGCATCCCAGCACCAGGCCGAGGCGGCGTCGATCATCGGCCCGCCATAGGCCGGCGAGACCGGATTGGTCGCCGGATCGGCCAGGTGGGCCAGCACCGCCTCCAGCGCCCGGCGCTGGCCGACCTCGTCGCGGGTGGCGTCCGAGAACGGCGGCAGGGCGCTCTCAGCGCTCTTGGCGTCGACGAACAGGTTGGGCGCGTTGGCGCCCTTGTCGACCGCGCCGCAGCCGAACTCGACCAGCCGCAGCGGCTTGGATTTCGGGATCCAGGCGGTCGCGGTCCCCGACCGCACCCCGCCCGGACGGTTGAAATGCGGGCGGCTCCACCACGACAGCAGGTCCTTGGGCCGATACACCCAGGGCTCGCCATAGGCGCCGTCGGTGATCGGCGTGCGCGTCTGCGCCGTCCGCGCCGCGTCGGAGGCGTAGAACCAGTCGAAACCCTCGCCGCCCGTCAGGTTGGCGCGCAGATAGTCGACGTCGTGCGGACCGCCCCGCTCGGCATCGAGGTGGTCGTCGCCGTCGCGCCAGTCGGCCATCGGCGGATAGAAGTCGATCCCGACGAAATCGATATTGGCGTCGCTCCACAACGGATCGAGGTGGAAGTGGACGTCGCCGCTGCCATCCGGCGGCTGGTGGCCGAAATACTCGCTCCAGTCGGCGGCGTAGCCCAGCTGGGTCGCCGGCCCCAGCAGGCTCCGCACCTGGCCGGCCAGGCTCTTCAGCGCCGTCACGGCCGGATAGGACGAGGCCCCGTCGCGCACCGTGGTCAGGCCGCGCAGCTCCGAGCCCAGGATGAAGCCGTCCACCCCGCCCGCCAGCTGGGCCAGCTTGGCGTAGTGCAGCAGCATCCGCCGCAGCCCCCAGTCGCCGGCCGGACCGCCATAGGTCGGCAGGCCGTCGTCGACGCCGAACTGCCCCGCCGTCGCCGCCCCGAAGAAGGCCGAGACCTGGGCGCTCGCCGCGGCGGTCTTGTCCGGCGAGCCGGGACGACCAGCGGCGGGATGGCAGGTGATCCGGCCCCGCCAGGGATAGGCGCCCTGGGCCGCGCCGCCATACGGATCGGGCCGCGTATTGCCCGCCGGCACGTCCATCATCACGAACGGATAGAGCGTGACCCGCAGGCCGCGCCGCTTAAGCTCGGC
The window above is part of the Caulobacter soli genome. Proteins encoded here:
- a CDS encoding baseplate multidomain protein megatron — translated: MAQVILSAVGTAVAGPIGGAIGLAAGAAIDTAAINALTPARRIGPRIPELRLSGAAEGAPMAAVFGRARVAGQVIWAARFKERWIEARSGGSKGAKTTSAAYSLSFAVAVCEGPIDGLGRVWADGKPLDMAGVVMRVHTGAEDQLPDPLIAAVEGPSDAGGAPAYRGTAYVVFEDLPLGAYGNRPPQLSFEVFHRPRAGAPGLEERLKGVCLIPGAGEFVYATDIVLRRDGLTRTTAETLNNGEGRPDLVVSLDQLQAQLPNVQEVTLVVAWFGDDLRCGSCAIRPKVEQAAKATIPFDWRVNGIDRADAAVVSMHGDGLAYGGTPADRAVLQAIAELKRRGLRVTLYPFVMMDVPAGNTRPDPYGGAAQGAYPWRGRITCHPAAGRPGSPDKTAAASAQVSAFFGAATAGQFGVDDGLPTYGGPAGDWGLRRMLLHYAKLAQLAGGVDGFILGSELRGLTTVRDGASSYPAVTALKSLAGQVRSLLGPATQLGYAADWSEYFGHQPPDGSGDVHFHLDPLWSDANIDFVGIDFYPPMADWRDGDDHLDAERGGPHDVDYLRANLTGGEGFDWFYASDAARTAQTRTPITDGAYGEPWVYRPKDLLSWWSRPHFNRPGGVRSGTATAWIPKSKPLRLVEFGCGAVDKGANAPNLFVDAKSAESALPPFSDATRDEVGQRRALEAVLAHLADPATNPVSPAYGGPMIDAASAWCWDARPFPDFPARSAVWADGPNWTLGHWLNGRSGIAPLPELITALAERAGVAIDPGEAGGAVVGYVVDRPMQLRDALAPLLEAFALDPVERQAGVVLASRSGVAALALGDDDLAWPEDRDAPVAAARTLAAPPQTLRLRFIDAARDYQTGSAIVRRETGEGGADLDAPLVLAAAEARAVAERLLAATDPREVTVHLAPLAALRPEPGDRLALDGSTWRVTRVDLDEHPRVQLAPVVEAVRVGGDLDWSPAPPRETSGPPVLHVLDLPGQADERPLVAVAAAPWRGFDVHAGVGVEALRVRATAAVPATVGVTLSDLPAGPLHRFDRATRLTVRLEGAAPTSRDRSAVLAGANALAVRSVTGEWEIVQYLTAEPVAEDVWTLSGLLRGQAGSDPAMTALTPAGAAVVVLDEALVRADLAPAERGLPLVWRAAPAGGPASGPSMSEAMETWRGLSARPWSPAHLRVKTQGGDKLVTWIRRARVAGDGWDAEVPLGEEREVYRVEILDGETVVRTVETTVPAFTYAAAQRAADFPAGPTGALAVRVAQGSALYGWGAPSRTLL